The following proteins are encoded in a genomic region of Micrococcaceae bacterium Sec5.8:
- a CDS encoding acyl-CoA carboxylase subunit epsilon translates to MPTGETGTTTAEGQPLFAVVKGEPTPEELAALTAVVLSLASGGPAAPDKPSARHWIRRQQLQLAPRPGPGSWKRSRG, encoded by the coding sequence ATGCCCACGGGTGAGACCGGGACGACGACGGCGGAGGGGCAGCCGCTGTTCGCCGTGGTCAAGGGCGAGCCGACGCCGGAGGAGCTCGCGGCACTGACCGCCGTCGTGCTGTCCCTGGCCAGCGGCGGCCCGGCCGCACCGGACAAGCCAAGCGCCCGGCACTGGATCCGCCGGCAGCAACTGCAACTGGCTCCGAGGCCGGGCCCCGGCTCCTGGAAGCGCAGCCGCGGCTGA